From Micromonospora rifamycinica, a single genomic window includes:
- a CDS encoding condensation domain-containing protein produces MFAETAEAQVLVPFAGPGAGTAPLTWGQLAIMQDMRETGWTHNVSGAHPVPAGVTVAQLAAQLGDLMSRYPALRMRLGTDDRGEPCQVVSADGEIALDVLDVPDDADPADVAKFAYELGHARLLTHYDLYRDWSVRMAVVRHRGVPVHRVLTLDHLVVDGTATALLMADLGLVDLAARRTPDPRTVDLLDLGRRERTPPLRRVSDRAVRHWETHLRAIPPSTFGEVTNPAGRHGRRFWHGRFSSPAAHLAVRAIARRTRTDTSRVLLAVIAVAVGRATGVSPLTAKLIVGNRFRPGFAEAIAPLSQNGVLTVDAADTTVDEVVTRARRASVAAGMYAYYDPVQLAETSARLDDERGYPARVTLRINDRRVVTRQAADDAARAGEVTPEQIRRKAVETFLVWDGTLDHLPEQAFITVEDHPDTIFLQVIFDLGCFTEAQAEALLRGVEEVAVEAAFDPTAPTRVTG; encoded by the coding sequence ATGTTCGCGGAGACCGCCGAGGCGCAGGTGCTCGTCCCGTTCGCCGGCCCGGGGGCCGGGACCGCGCCGCTGACCTGGGGTCAACTGGCGATCATGCAGGACATGCGGGAGACCGGGTGGACGCACAACGTCAGCGGCGCGCACCCGGTGCCGGCGGGGGTCACCGTGGCCCAGCTCGCGGCGCAGCTCGGCGACCTGATGAGCCGGTATCCGGCGCTGCGGATGCGGCTGGGCACCGACGACCGGGGTGAACCCTGCCAGGTGGTGTCCGCCGACGGGGAGATCGCCCTCGACGTGCTGGACGTTCCGGACGACGCCGACCCGGCCGACGTGGCGAAGTTCGCCTACGAGCTGGGCCACGCCCGGCTGCTGACCCACTACGACCTCTACCGGGACTGGTCGGTGCGGATGGCGGTGGTCCGGCACCGGGGCGTCCCGGTGCACCGGGTGCTGACCCTCGACCACCTGGTGGTCGACGGCACGGCGACCGCCCTGCTGATGGCCGACCTCGGGCTGGTCGACCTGGCGGCCCGCCGTACCCCCGACCCGCGTACCGTGGACCTGCTCGACCTCGGCCGGCGGGAGCGCACGCCACCGCTGCGCCGGGTCAGCGACCGGGCGGTCCGGCACTGGGAGACGCACCTGCGGGCCATCCCGCCGTCGACCTTCGGCGAGGTCACCAACCCGGCCGGGCGGCACGGCCGGCGGTTCTGGCACGGCCGGTTCAGCTCGCCCGCGGCCCACCTGGCGGTGCGGGCCATCGCCCGACGGACCAGGACGGACACCTCCCGGGTGCTGCTCGCGGTCATCGCGGTGGCGGTCGGCCGGGCCACCGGGGTCAGCCCGCTGACCGCCAAGCTCATCGTGGGCAACCGGTTCCGGCCCGGGTTCGCCGAGGCCATCGCCCCGCTGAGCCAGAACGGCGTGCTCACCGTGGACGCCGCCGACACCACGGTGGACGAAGTGGTGACCCGGGCCCGCCGGGCGTCGGTCGCCGCCGGGATGTACGCCTACTACGACCCGGTGCAGCTCGCCGAGACCAGCGCCCGGCTGGACGACGAGCGCGGGTATCCGGCCCGGGTGACCCTGCGGATCAACGACCGGCGGGTGGTCACCCGGCAGGCGGCCGACGACGCCGCCCGTGCCGGGGAGGTGACCCCGGAGCAGATCCGGCGGAAGGCGGTCGAGACGTTCCTGGTCTGGGACGGCACCCTGGACCACCTGCCCGAGCAGGCGTTCATCACCGTCGAGGACCACCCCGACACCATCTTCCTCCAGGTCATCTTCGACCTGGGCTGCTTCACCGAGGCCCAGGCCGAGGCGCTGCTGCGCGGGGTGGAGGAGGTGGCCGTCGAGGCGGCGTTCGACCCGACGGCCCCCACCCGGGTCACCGGCTGA
- a CDS encoding cytochrome P450: MTQPSPIPYPLAPAPTIYHPSPDYTRLRETCPVAPIALPDGASAYLATRHADVRRVFTDHRFSRAAAAGPDRPTRELGSLAEDSLIGMDPPRHTTMRRAVSHAFTVRRVEALRPTVAALVDRMIDDLVAAGPPADLIPHLSAPLPIYVISKLFGIPEHDQERVRQWSDALVGDWDADPAAPQAALDAFGEMIVERRRNPGDDLMSALIAAWDAHDDLTERELVSVTAGIFVGGHETTTNQLNLFLLVLARHPEQLAGLRGDDPVAVARAVEELSRFIQLGDNGVLLPRVTTEEVELGGVRLPAGTPVLPAIASANRDASVFAGADTLDLGRADNPHLAFGAGPHHCLGAALARMELQEALGALLRRLPGLRLAVPEEELRFKPGLVVRSLETLPVSWDRVAG; encoded by the coding sequence ATGACGCAGCCGTCGCCCATTCCTTACCCGCTCGCTCCGGCGCCCACGATCTACCACCCGTCGCCGGACTACACCCGGCTGCGGGAGACCTGCCCGGTGGCGCCCATCGCGCTGCCCGACGGGGCGTCGGCCTACCTCGCCACCCGGCACGCCGACGTGCGCCGGGTCTTCACCGACCACCGGTTCAGCCGGGCCGCCGCGGCCGGCCCCGACCGCCCGACCCGGGAGCTGGGGTCACTGGCCGAGGACTCGCTGATCGGGATGGACCCGCCCCGGCACACGACGATGCGCCGGGCGGTGTCGCACGCGTTCACCGTCCGCCGGGTGGAGGCGCTGCGCCCGACGGTCGCCGCACTCGTCGACCGGATGATCGACGACCTGGTGGCGGCGGGTCCGCCGGCCGACCTGATCCCGCACCTGTCCGCGCCCCTGCCGATCTACGTGATCAGCAAGCTGTTCGGCATCCCGGAGCACGACCAGGAGCGGGTACGCCAGTGGTCCGACGCGCTCGTCGGGGACTGGGACGCCGACCCGGCGGCCCCGCAGGCCGCCCTCGACGCGTTCGGCGAGATGATCGTCGAGCGTCGCCGCAACCCCGGCGACGACCTGATGAGCGCGCTGATCGCCGCCTGGGATGCCCACGACGACCTCACCGAACGGGAACTCGTCTCGGTCACCGCCGGCATCTTCGTCGGCGGCCACGAGACCACCACCAACCAGCTCAACCTGTTCCTGCTGGTGCTGGCCCGGCACCCCGAGCAGCTGGCCGGGCTGCGCGGCGACGACCCGGTGGCGGTGGCCCGCGCGGTCGAGGAGCTGTCCCGGTTCATCCAGCTCGGCGACAACGGGGTGCTGCTGCCCCGGGTGACCACCGAGGAGGTGGAGCTCGGCGGGGTACGCCTGCCGGCCGGCACCCCGGTGCTCCCGGCGATCGCCTCGGCGAACCGCGACGCGTCGGTGTTCGCCGGGGCGGACACCCTCGACCTGGGCCGGGCCGACAATCCGCACCTGGCGTTCGGTGCCGGCCCGCACCACTGTCTCGGGGCGGCGCTGGCCCGGATGGAGCTGCAGGAGGCGCTCGGAGCGCTGCTGCGCCGGCTGCCCGGCCTGCGCCTGGCGGTGCCCGAGGAGGAGCTGCGGTTCAAGCCCGGCCTGGTGGTACGCAGCCTGGAGACGCTGCCGGTGAGCTGGGACCGGGTCGCCGGGTGA
- a CDS encoding nucleotide disphospho-sugar-binding domain-containing protein, with protein sequence MRILLTTWGWRSHFYGLAPLGWALQAAGHEVRVASHPSLVPAITAAGLAAVPLGRDLDFAEAFAGRIGAVGALDPAGPAAPDPALPAAPAPAVPATPDPATPEQDDPLEPAITADGGVVRFADALLDDLVGFGRAWRPDLMVWEPFNLAAPVAAAALGVPGVLHLWGPDSSVTLRLDPESVLGPLAGRFGLAASDVSLTGALTLDPVPPPMQVPTARPGRPVRFVPYNGPAVLPSWLHGPADRPRVCVTAGTMMAGVGLDDRLGLARVIRAVAGLDVEVVVLVEPAQQARLGPLPDNVRLVDAPLALRLVLPTCAALVQQGGAGSTMTALGLGVPQLVLPQVSDQHFNAERLAVTGAGTWLSPARADDDTLRALVGELIGDGHWRESAALMRDRVHAMPTPAEVVPALVALAASTRS encoded by the coding sequence CTGGCGGTCGCATTTCTACGGCCTCGCCCCGCTCGGCTGGGCGCTCCAGGCGGCCGGTCACGAGGTGCGGGTGGCCAGCCATCCCTCGCTGGTGCCGGCGATCACCGCGGCCGGGCTGGCGGCGGTGCCGCTGGGCCGGGACCTCGACTTCGCCGAGGCCTTCGCGGGCCGGATCGGCGCGGTGGGCGCCCTCGACCCGGCCGGACCCGCCGCCCCCGACCCGGCTCTACCCGCCGCCCCGGCTCCGGCGGTGCCCGCCACCCCCGACCCGGCCACCCCCGAACAGGACGACCCGCTCGAACCGGCGATCACCGCCGACGGCGGGGTGGTCCGGTTCGCCGACGCCCTCCTCGACGACCTGGTCGGCTTCGGCCGGGCCTGGCGGCCGGACCTGATGGTCTGGGAGCCGTTCAACCTCGCCGCCCCGGTGGCCGCCGCCGCGCTCGGGGTGCCCGGCGTGCTGCACCTGTGGGGGCCGGACTCCTCGGTCACCCTCCGGCTCGACCCGGAGTCGGTGCTCGGCCCGCTCGCCGGCCGGTTCGGGCTCGCCGCCTCCGACGTGTCACTCACCGGTGCGCTGACCCTCGACCCGGTGCCACCGCCGATGCAGGTGCCGACGGCCCGCCCCGGCCGGCCGGTCCGGTTCGTGCCGTACAACGGTCCGGCCGTGCTGCCGTCCTGGCTGCACGGCCCGGCGGACCGGCCCCGGGTCTGCGTCACGGCCGGCACCATGATGGCCGGGGTCGGGCTCGACGACCGGCTGGGCCTGGCCCGGGTGATCCGGGCGGTGGCCGGGCTGGACGTGGAGGTCGTGGTGCTGGTCGAGCCGGCCCAACAGGCCCGGCTCGGCCCGCTGCCGGACAACGTCCGGCTGGTCGACGCCCCGCTGGCCCTGCGCCTGGTGCTGCCGACCTGCGCCGCGCTGGTGCAGCAGGGCGGCGCGGGCAGCACCATGACGGCACTCGGCCTCGGCGTGCCGCAGCTGGTCCTGCCGCAGGTCAGCGACCAGCACTTCAACGCCGAACGGCTGGCGGTCACCGGCGCGGGGACCTGGTTGTCCCCGGCGCGGGCCGACGACGACACCCTCCGCGCGCTGGTCGGTGAGCTGATCGGCGACGGCCACTGGCGGGAGTCCGCGGCGCTGATGCGGGACCGGGTACACGCGATGCCCACCCCCGCCGAGGTGGTGCCGGCGCTGGTGGCCCTCGCCGCGTCCACCCGGAGCTGA
- a CDS encoding glycosyltransferase family 2 protein, whose product MPTMDRPRLSVVIPAHDNGSVLDTTLASLTRQSLPAEEFEVVVGDDGSAVPLAPVVERYADRLRISCVRSDTNRGRSANRNAAAARATADTLLFLDADTVAHPGLLARHRAYHAALDGRPGVLLGQRYDLDWAGADALRRGEPIDPLMLDAERGDPRLEDIAHPQRIKDFPSAPWVLGLTHNASVDRESFLRVAGFDEAMVKWGFEDLDFFYRVFHLHGARPDLFRLDVEALSYHLPHFRKTSNGMASMDNMKHMLRKHLRYDVEVLYAINTFGRHLGRIRLYGEAIEAYRRNGLGRPDALPDALRAELATGTALVIGNGVSALELGSGSHTFDHDAPPGPTNSHLLGTVLQQFRAGALDLIVNVDLWRFLLPEDLPAFLTRGLLKADRIELVATHVPVDQRAMLPVPFMADLDYLVDMLHRHFTVTVGVHDGATLLTVR is encoded by the coding sequence ATGCCGACCATGGACCGGCCCCGCCTGAGCGTGGTGATCCCCGCCCACGACAACGGTTCGGTGCTCGACACCACACTGGCGTCGCTGACCCGGCAGAGCCTGCCGGCGGAGGAGTTCGAGGTCGTCGTCGGCGACGACGGCTCGGCCGTCCCGCTGGCCCCGGTCGTCGAGCGCTACGCCGACCGGCTGCGGATCAGTTGCGTGCGCAGCGACACCAACCGGGGCCGCAGCGCCAACCGCAACGCGGCGGCGGCCCGCGCCACCGCCGACACCCTGCTGTTCCTGGACGCCGACACGGTGGCGCACCCCGGCCTGCTGGCCCGGCACCGGGCCTACCACGCGGCCCTCGACGGGCGGCCCGGGGTCCTGCTGGGGCAGCGCTACGACCTCGACTGGGCCGGTGCGGACGCCCTGCGCCGGGGTGAGCCGATCGACCCGCTGATGCTGGACGCCGAGCGGGGCGACCCCCGGCTGGAGGACATCGCCCATCCGCAGCGGATCAAGGATTTCCCCAGCGCGCCCTGGGTGCTCGGGCTGACCCACAACGCGTCGGTGGACCGGGAGTCGTTCCTGCGGGTGGCCGGCTTCGACGAGGCGATGGTCAAGTGGGGGTTCGAGGACCTGGACTTCTTCTACCGGGTCTTCCACCTGCACGGGGCCCGGCCCGACCTGTTCCGGCTGGACGTCGAGGCGCTCTCCTACCATCTGCCGCACTTCCGCAAGACCTCCAACGGCATGGCCTCGATGGACAACATGAAGCACATGCTGCGCAAGCACCTGCGCTACGACGTCGAGGTGCTGTACGCGATCAACACGTTCGGCCGGCACCTGGGCCGGATCCGGCTCTACGGCGAGGCGATCGAGGCGTACCGGCGCAACGGGTTGGGGCGGCCGGACGCGCTGCCGGACGCGCTGCGGGCGGAGCTGGCCACCGGCACGGCGCTGGTGATCGGCAACGGGGTGTCCGCCCTGGAACTGGGGTCCGGCTCGCACACCTTCGACCACGACGCACCGCCCGGCCCGACCAACTCGCACCTGCTCGGCACCGTGCTCCAGCAGTTCCGGGCCGGTGCGCTGGATCTGATCGTCAACGTCGACCTGTGGCGCTTTCTCCTCCCGGAGGATCTGCCGGCCTTCCTGACCCGGGGGCTGCTCAAGGCCGACCGGATCGAACTGGTCGCCACCCACGTCCCGGTGGACCAGCGGGCGATGCTGCCGGTGCCCTTCATGGCGGATCTCGACTACCTGGTCGACATGCTGCACCGGCACTTCACCGTCACGGTCGGCGTCCACGACGGCGCGACCCTGTTGACGGTGCGCTGA
- a CDS encoding 4'-phosphopantetheinyl transferase family protein — protein MRDTVRVWTVPARVTPDELARYHAVLDAGERSRAAALADAATRDRFTVGHGALRLLVGRILDVPPERLRWSRGRHGKPTLADPGGGPQTSLSYSADLVALAVGGRRAVGVDIQHPSPGLDPVGLADRFFATEEARQVASGATAAVRADRFARLWARKEAVVKAAGGRLWPNLAMPVYRGDLVRCADPVGVHRVTDVVTPAGYRIAVALTGDAPYVVESCRGLGG, from the coding sequence ATGCGGGACACCGTCCGGGTCTGGACCGTGCCGGCCCGGGTGACCCCGGACGAGCTGGCCCGGTACCACGCGGTGCTCGATGCCGGCGAGCGGTCCCGGGCGGCGGCGCTCGCCGACGCGGCGACCCGGGACCGGTTCACGGTGGGGCACGGGGCGCTACGTCTGCTGGTCGGCCGGATCCTGGACGTGCCGCCTGAGCGGCTGCGCTGGTCACGGGGTCGGCACGGCAAGCCGACGCTGGCCGATCCCGGGGGCGGACCGCAGACGAGCCTGTCGTACTCCGCCGATCTCGTCGCGCTGGCGGTGGGCGGTCGCCGGGCGGTCGGGGTCGACATCCAGCACCCCTCGCCGGGGCTGGACCCGGTGGGTCTGGCCGACCGGTTCTTCGCCACCGAGGAGGCGCGGCAGGTCGCCTCCGGAGCCACCGCCGCCGTCCGGGCCGACCGGTTCGCCCGGTTGTGGGCGCGCAAGGAGGCCGTGGTCAAGGCGGCCGGGGGTCGGCTCTGGCCCAATCTGGCGATGCCGGTGTACCGGGGCGACCTGGTGCGGTGCGCCGACCCGGTGGGCGTACACCGGGTGACCGACGTGGTGACCCCGGCCGGATACCGGATCGCGGTGGCCCTGACCGGGGACGCGCCGTACGTCGTCGAGTCGTGCCGGGGCCTCGGCGGGTGA
- a CDS encoding phosphopantetheine-binding protein — MTESDTAAPPRLRAQVVDRMTTLLTRMLKPEAPVTERTQLMDELGLSSSLALELLLELEDELEIQIDVEDLDEDRMTTVGDLADYITEHSTPR, encoded by the coding sequence GTGACAGAGTCCGACACGGCCGCCCCGCCGCGGCTACGCGCGCAGGTCGTCGACCGCATGACCACGCTGCTGACCCGGATGCTCAAACCCGAGGCCCCGGTCACCGAGCGGACCCAGCTCATGGACGAGCTGGGCCTCAGCTCCTCCCTCGCGCTGGAGCTGCTGCTCGAGCTGGAGGACGAGCTGGAGATCCAGATCGACGTGGAGGACCTCGACGAGGACCGGATGACCACGGTCGGCGACCTGGCCGACTACATCACCGAGCACAGCACCCCCCGCTGA